AGGACCTCCAGAGCGAGCGGACGAAACTGGAAAAGTTGGCCTCTATCACACTTCCTGCCCGGTAGTGTATAGGGTGCACTTGTCGCTCGGTGCGCTCCGCGCGTGGGCGCACAATAGGAGGAGGACCTTCCGGTCGCGCGCCGCACGAACTGGTCCGACCATCGGACCAGTTTCTCCCAAGCGCGCCCGGGAGCTCCCCTGGACAGGACCTACCCCACCTGACTCAGTCGAAGTGGTCCACCACCCGCACCTGTGCAACGGGGCTGACCAGCACATTTCCTGGTGGCTCGCTACCGGGCTTGAGGGCGAGGCCGACATTGTCACTCGTATCCAGCAGCTCCATGCACACCCGGTACGTCTCCCCGCTGGGCGTGTGGGCCGTGGTGAAGCGGCCGTACACGCGATTCTCCCCGAAGAAGAGCCGCCCGGAGAGTCGGGTGTTGGTCGGTAGAGCGATCTGTCCCTGGGCGTTTACCCAGTGGCCACCAACACGGACCGGCGTGTCTTCGCGCACGGGGACGGGCCTGCCCCGCACTTTGGACCAGTCGACCTCCGTTCTTTCTCCGATGTGCAGGCCCAGTATCTCGGTCATGATCTTCACGGCGCCCGCCGGGCACTCCTGGGGTAGAGGTTCCTGGCGCACCGGCGGCACCTGCTGCTGCGCGCTGAGACAGGCCTGCAGGGCGGCTCCAGCCAAACCCAGACATACGTTGCGCGCGGCGGTCCCCGCGCTGCTGGGCTGTGTGTCCCGCTGGGGGTCATTCGTCTTCTTTTGTTTCTTCTTCACGGGAGCTGTGTCCTTTCCGGACGCGGCGGCCGCGGGGAGTGGCTCCACCGGCGGCGGAGCCGCGGCCCGTGCAGATTCCGGCGGCGTCTCCGGGGGCGCCACTTCCTGGCCAGCACTGGCCTCTGGCGTTGGCTGCACGGCGGGGGACGTGACGGGTGAGGACCCGGTGGCCACCTCGCGCCCAGTCCTCCATTGTGCCGCGAGCCATGCACCGCCCAACACCAGCCCCAACCCCAATCCCACGCCCGCCCAGGTCGCTGCGTGTCGCGGCGTCATTCTCGCCCGCCTGTTGCCAGCCAACTCCGCCCTGCCGCTCAGTGGTACCTTCCAGGATGCGTCCGCTCGGGCCCTGAGCGTCTCCAATGCCGCGCACAGCGCCACGGCACCCGGGTAGCGCTCCTCGGGCGTTTTCGCCAGCAGCCGCAGGCACACCTCCTCCACCGCCAGGGGCACTCTCGGGTTGACGAGGTGCGGGGGCATGGGCGCCTGGTTCAGGACGGCCTCCACGTCCACGTTGCCGTGCTCACCCGGCAGGAAGGGGTCGCGCCCCGTCAGCAGCCGGTAGAAGACGACTCCCAGCGCGTACAGGTCATCTCCCACTCCGGCCCGGTAGTGCGCTCCCTGTACGCCCTTGTTCTCCCGGCCGAAGCGCCACGCCTCGGGGCTACGGTACCGGGGCGTACCCGGGGGAAACAGCCCCTCGGTAAGGGTGGGCGCCCCGTCGTAGTAGCCCACCCCGAAGTCCACCAGCACCGCCTGCCCGTCACTGCGGCGCACCAGGATGTTGGCCTCCTTCACGTCCCGGTGCACCACTTGCGCCTCGTGTGCCACCGCCAGGGCGCGTGCCACCTCCATCACCCTGTCCACCACCTGGCTCGTGTCCACGTCGTGCTCGCGCGCCCAGACGTCCAGCCTCACTCCGTCCACCAGTTCCTGTTTCAGGTAGATGAAGCGAGGGTCCTGGGCGGGCCAGCGGCCCGCCTCCAGCACCCGCGCCAGGTTGGGGTGGCGCAGGTGCAGACGCGCTCCGATGAGGGCCTCGCGCCAGGCGCGTGTCTCGCCGTTCACCAGGGGCACCATCTTGAGGGCGGAGCGGTCCCCCTTGGGGCCTCGTGTCTGGTACACAGTGCCGAAGCCGCCCGCCCCGAGCACCGCTTCCACCACGTCCCCCCCGATGCGCGTGCCGGGTGGCAGTGGGGGCGTTTCGAGCGCACTCATGGAGTCCTCGCGCCAGAGGTATCTGGAACATGGGAATGGAGATGTGAAGTCATGGGGGGCCTACCTCCCAGGACCTCAACTTAGCAGGTTCTGCGCCGGAACCGCCTCTTCCAACGCGAACTCAGGGCCGCTCTAGCGGGGTCTCCTGGACCGCGCACGTCACGGAGAGGGTGTGGGGCGTGTAGATGAGGAGCGTGCCCAGCGAGAGCAGCACGTCGATGGCGCTCACGCGCAGCTCGGTGCGCACGGGCTGTGCGCAGTAGCGCGTGGTGTCGACGGTGCCCGTCCCGATGAAGCCATTGAGGTACGTGGGAACCCGCTCCTCATAGGTGACGAGCTGATCCTCGGGAGGAGGGGGCCGCTGCTCGAAACGGAAGTGATAGCAGCCGGTGCTGCATCCCAGGACGAGCAGGGGCACGAGAACGGAGCGCATCATGTTTCCATGCTGGCCCCCTTTGCCGTGGCGAGGGAGCCACGGCGCGAGCCGTTGATGCCGGGCGAACACTCCCGCCTGGGTCTGTGAGATCAGACCACGCCGAGGTACCCGAACTCCTGGCCGCGCTCGAATGCGTCGAGCAGTGCTCTTGGGAAGAAGCAGAGCTGGCGGAGCTCTTCCTCCTCGCGCCATTCGACGCCCTCTTGATCCGGGTCTTGCTCCTGGCCCCGGATGTCCTTCGAGAGCGGCCGCTCCAGCGTGCACTCGAAGAACAGCTCCACCTGGTGGAAATCAGGTGGCAGGGCCCGATCCTCGGGGCCCGCGATGCACTCGCGAACGAACCGGAGCGGCCCCACGCGGATGCTCGCCCCGGTCTCCTCCTCCACCTCACGAACGAGCGCGGCTTCCATTCCCTCCCGATGCCGCTGCCCACCCCCGGGCAGCGCGTACCTGTCGCCCCTCTCGTCCCGGTAGCGGATGACGAGGAGCCGTCCTTCGTGACGGATGATGGCTCGCGCCGCCGTGCGGATGGTGGTCATGGTGCTCCCGCGAGCCTCAGCTCCAGTCGGAGTGCACGAAGCCCGCCTCGGGCCTGTCCCGGCGCTGGTACGTGTGCGCGCCGAAGGCGTCTCGCTGCGCCTGCGTCAGGTTCTGCGGCAGCTCCGCGCTCCGGTAGCTGTCGAAGTACGCCAGGCTCGCGCTGAACACCGGCACCGCGATCCCCAGCCGCGTCGCCACTGCCACCGTGCGCCTCCATGCCGGCGCCATCTTCTCCAGCACCGGTGCCAGGCTGTCCGCCAGCATCAGATTGCTCAGGTCCGGCTTCTTCTCGAACGCCTCCCGCAGCGGCGTCAGCAGCTTCGCCCGGATGATGCACCCCGCTCGCCAGATGCGCGCCATCTCCGCCAGCGACACGTTCCACTTGTACTCGTTCGACGCCGCTTGGATGAGCCTCAAGCCCTGCGCGTACGTCACCACCCTCGCCGCGTACAGCGCGTCGTGCACCCACGCCGCCAGGTTCGCCTTCTCCTCCGCCGACAGGCTCTCTCCCGTGGGCCCGTGCAGGATGCGGCTCGCCGCCACGCGCTCGTCCTTCATCGACGAGAGGTTGCGCGCGTCCAGCGCCCCGGCGATCGACGGCACCGGCACCCCCAGGTCCAGTGACACCTGCACCGTCCACTTCCCCGTGCCCTTCTGGCCCGCCTTGTCCAACACCATGTCCACCAGCGGCTTGCCCGTCTCCCCGTCCTTCTTCCTCATCACCTTGACGGTGGTCTCCAGCAGGAAGGACTCGGCGATGCCCTGGTTCCACTGCGCGAAGAGGTCCGCCAGCTGCTCCGCCGACAGCCCCAGCCCCCGCCTCAGCAGATCGTACGTCTCCGCCAGCAACTGCATGTCCGCGTACTCGATGCCGTTGTGCACCATCTTCACGAAGTGGCCCGCTCCGTCCGGCCCCACGTGCGTGACGCACACCCCCGCCTCGCTCCTCGCCGCGATCGCCTCCAGCACCGGCCTCACCAGCGCGTACGCCTCCGCGGGGCCTCCCGGCATGATCGACGGACCGTAGCGCGCTCCCTCCTCACCCCCCGACACCCCCACCCCCAGGAAGTGCAGCCCCTTCGCCTTCCACTCCGCCTCTCGCTTCCGCGTGTCCTGGAACCAGGAGTTCCCTCCGTCCAGCACCACGTCCCCAGGCTGCAGCAGCGGCTCCAGCTTCTCCAGCATCGAGTCCACCGCCGCCCCCGCCGTCACCATCAGCAGGATCCGCCTCGGGCGCTCCAGCGCCGCTACGAACTCCTCCAGCCCCGCGTACCCCCGCAGGCTCTCCGGCGCTCCCTTCCGGCGCAGCTCCTCGAAGCGCTCCGGGTGACGGTCCCAGACGGCCACCCGGAATCCGTGGTCCGCCACGTTGAGCGCGAGGCTTTGTCCCATCACGCCCATCCCGGCTACGCCGAACTGCGCTCGCCCCTGTTGCGCCTGTCCTGTGGTCATCGTGTTGACTCCTGTGTGTCGGTTCCGGGGGCAGACCCTCACCCCAGCCCTCTCCCAGAGGGAGAGGGAGCATTCACTGGCCCGCGGCCGCCTTGTCCATCATCCACTGCGTCCGCTCCACCTTCGCCGCCGGCAGGTCCTCCCCCGCCAACACCCGCCTCACCATCTCCTTCTTTCCCGCTCCGCTCACCAGCCCCAACACCTTCCTCGCCGACTGGAGCACCGGCAGCGTCAGCGTCATCCTCCACGGCGGCGGTTTGGGTCCCACCACCGCCAGCACCCGCCGCTCCTTCTCCTGCAACGACGTGCCTCCCGGGAACAGTGACGCCGTGTGCCCGTCCTCCCCCATCCCCAGCACCACCACGTCCATCACCGGCGGCAACAGCTTCTCGTAGTCCCTCGCCGCCTCGTCCCGGTCCGCTCGCTCTCCCGGCATCCGGAAGATTTGATGCACCGGCACCCCCAACGGCTTGAAGAGTGCCTCCTCCGCCAGCAGGTAGTTGCTCTCCGGGTGGTCCGGCGGCACGAAGCGCTCGTCCACGAAGTAGAAGTCCACCAGCGCCCACGGCACGTCCCGCTTCGCCAGCTCCCGGTACACCGGCCCTGGTGTGCTCCCGCCCGACAGCGCCAGGCTCGCCCTCTGGCCTCCCGCCACGCACTCGTTCAGCGCCTGGGCCAGCCAGTCCGCCGCCTCGCCGACCAGCTCCTCCTTGTCCACCACGATCGGCGCCGGCCTCATCCCTTCAGCTCCGTCCAGCGCCGCCCGTCGCGCGCCAGCAGCGCCGCTCCCGCATCCGGTCCCGCGCTCCCCTGCGCGTAGGTGTGCATCGGCCCTCCCTGGCCCGAGTCCAGTGACTCGATGATGGGGGTCACCCACGCCCACGCCTGCTCCACGCTGTCCTGCCGCGCGAAGAGCGTCGTGTTGCCCCTCATGCAGTCCAGGATCAGCCGCTCGTACGCCTCCGGCACCGGCTTGTTGAAGCTCTTCGAGTAGTCGAAGTCCATGGTCACCCCCGACAGGTTGATGTCCTCGCCGGGTACCTTCGACTCGAAGCTCAACCCGATGCCCTCGCGCGGCTGGATGCGCAGCGTGAGCACGTTGGGTTGCAGCCTCTGGCACGTGTCACTCGTGTTGAAGAGGCAGTGCGGCACCGACTTGTAGTGGATGGACACCTCCGTCGCCCGCTTGCTCAGCCCCTTGCCCGCCCTCACGTAGAAGGGCACTCCCTGCCACCTCCACGTGTCGATGTACGTCTTGAGTGCCACGTAGGTGGGCGTCTTCGAGTCCTTCGCCACGCCCTGCTCCTCGCGGTACCCTTCGTACTGCCCCTGCACCACGTATTTGGCGACCTCACCTCCCACCATGGGGCGCAGCGCTCGGAACACCTTGTTCTTCTCGTCCCGGATGTCCTCGGACGCGAACGACACCGGCGGCTCCATCGCGCACATGGCCAGCACCTGCAACAGGTGGTTCTGCACCATGTCCCGGATGACGCCCGTCTCGTCGTAGAAGCGTCCCCGCCCCTCCACTCCTATCTTCTCCGCCGCCGTGATCTCCACGTGGTCGATGTGCTGCCGGTTCCACAGCGGCTCGAAGATGGCGTTGGCGAAGCGGAAGACGAGGATGTTCTGCACCGTCTCCTTCCCCAGGTAGTGGTCGATGCGGAAGATCTGCTTCTCGTCGATGACCGCCGTCAGCGCCCGGTTGAGCTCCTTCGCGCTGACGAGGTCCCTCCCGAAGG
This DNA window, taken from Archangium lipolyticum, encodes the following:
- the pgl gene encoding 6-phosphogluconolactonase, translating into MRPAPIVVDKEELVGEAADWLAQALNECVAGGQRASLALSGGSTPGPVYRELAKRDVPWALVDFYFVDERFVPPDHPESNYLLAEEALFKPLGVPVHQIFRMPGERADRDEAARDYEKLLPPVMDVVVLGMGEDGHTASLFPGGTSLQEKERRVLAVVGPKPPPWRMTLTLPVLQSARKVLGLVSGAGKKEMVRRVLAGEDLPAAKVERTQWMMDKAAAGQ
- a CDS encoding Bor family protein, which translates into the protein MMRSVLVPLLVLGCSTGCYHFRFEQRPPPPEDQLVTYEERVPTYLNGFIGTGTVDTTRYCAQPVRTELRVSAIDVLLSLGTLLIYTPHTLSVTCAVQETPLERP
- a CDS encoding serine/threonine-protein kinase — translated: MSALETPPLPPGTRIGGDVVEAVLGAGGFGTVYQTRGPKGDRSALKMVPLVNGETRAWREALIGARLHLRHPNLARVLEAGRWPAQDPRFIYLKQELVDGVRLDVWAREHDVDTSQVVDRVMEVARALAVAHEAQVVHRDVKEANILVRRSDGQAVLVDFGVGYYDGAPTLTEGLFPPGTPRYRSPEAWRFGRENKGVQGAHYRAGVGDDLYALGVVFYRLLTGRDPFLPGEHGNVDVEAVLNQAPMPPHLVNPRVPLAVEEVCLRLLAKTPEERYPGAVALCAALETLRARADASWKVPLSGRAELAGNRRARMTPRHAATWAGVGLGLGLVLGGAWLAAQWRTGREVATGSSPVTSPAVQPTPEASAGQEVAPPETPPESARAAAPPPVEPLPAAAASGKDTAPVKKKQKKTNDPQRDTQPSSAGTAARNVCLGLAGAALQACLSAQQQVPPVRQEPLPQECPAGAVKIMTEILGLHIGERTEVDWSKVRGRPVPVREDTPVRVGGHWVNAQGQIALPTNTRLSGRLFFGENRVYGRFTTAHTPSGETYRVCMELLDTSDNVGLALKPGSEPPGNVLVSPVAQVRVVDHFD
- a CDS encoding NUDIX domain-containing protein; translation: MTTIRTAARAIIRHEGRLLVIRYRDERGDRYALPGGGQRHREGMEAALVREVEEETGASIRVGPLRFVRECIAGPEDRALPPDFHQVELFFECTLERPLSKDIRGQEQDPDQEGVEWREEEELRQLCFFPRALLDAFERGQEFGYLGVV
- the gndA gene encoding NADP-dependent phosphogluconate dehydrogenase, which codes for MTTGQAQQGRAQFGVAGMGVMGQSLALNVADHGFRVAVWDRHPERFEELRRKGAPESLRGYAGLEEFVAALERPRRILLMVTAGAAVDSMLEKLEPLLQPGDVVLDGGNSWFQDTRKREAEWKAKGLHFLGVGVSGGEEGARYGPSIMPGGPAEAYALVRPVLEAIAARSEAGVCVTHVGPDGAGHFVKMVHNGIEYADMQLLAETYDLLRRGLGLSAEQLADLFAQWNQGIAESFLLETTVKVMRKKDGETGKPLVDMVLDKAGQKGTGKWTVQVSLDLGVPVPSIAGALDARNLSSMKDERVAASRILHGPTGESLSAEEKANLAAWVHDALYAARVVTYAQGLRLIQAASNEYKWNVSLAEMARIWRAGCIIRAKLLTPLREAFEKKPDLSNLMLADSLAPVLEKMAPAWRRTVAVATRLGIAVPVFSASLAYFDSYRSAELPQNLTQAQRDAFGAHTYQRRDRPEAGFVHSDWS
- the zwf gene encoding glucose-6-phosphate dehydrogenase — protein: MEEQGLHIETHPREGDPLVRAGRPDPCTMVLFGATGDLAQRKLFPALFELARQRMLPDNFAVVAFSRSEHNLEQFRAQVKEGLKKFARTQPLDEATWERLASKLEMMTGGYDAESFIRLREHLDGISERFGTQGNQLYYLATPASTFPALLDGLSSSGLLYREDASVKRPWRRLVIEKPFGRDLVSAKELNRALTAVIDEKQIFRIDHYLGKETVQNILVFRFANAIFEPLWNRQHIDHVEITAAEKIGVEGRGRFYDETGVIRDMVQNHLLQVLAMCAMEPPVSFASEDIRDEKNKVFRALRPMVGGEVAKYVVQGQYEGYREEQGVAKDSKTPTYVALKTYIDTWRWQGVPFYVRAGKGLSKRATEVSIHYKSVPHCLFNTSDTCQRLQPNVLTLRIQPREGIGLSFESKVPGEDINLSGVTMDFDYSKSFNKPVPEAYERLILDCMRGNTTLFARQDSVEQAWAWVTPIIESLDSGQGGPMHTYAQGSAGPDAGAALLARDGRRWTELKG